The sequence ttctactctctgcagtgcccagcaatcaaggttggtacagttcccgtaccaggtagtcatacagccagtcaggatactctcattgggaccctgtagaaggtcttgaggacttGGGGGCTGAACTTtttcagttgcctgaggtggaagagacactgttgtgctttttttgccacacagccggtgtggACAGACCACGTAAGATCATTGATGATGTGTAtatcgaggaacttgaaactactcgccCTCTCagctgcagacccattgatgttgataggggtgagcctgtctgcgttcctcctgtaatccgcGATCAGCTCTTTTGGTTTTTGGACAATGATGTTGTTATCATGGCACCATTGTGTCGGGGTGTCTCATCACCGCTGAAAATAAGGCTGATCAAAGTCATGTCATTGTAATGGTGATGTTCAGATATTTCATGTAAATTTGAAATATTAATTTTACTAGATAAACTTACAGTTCTAAAATAGGAGCACATTTTGTAGTTTtgtttttttaactttttaaagATTGCAATTGTGAAAGATATAAAACTTTGATTTCCTGTGATGAAATGGGCAACAACATTGTTTTAGGTGAAAGATGGGAGGAAGGTAAAGAAAATGATAAAACTGTTATTTGCATAGCACCTTTTAGAACCGATCAGCATAGCATCATTCATGCTGTGGTCAACAATCAGCTCAGTAATCGGCCGACCAAGGAAAATCCAATTTTAAAACTGACACAGgggaagagagggaaaataaggaCAATGAGATCAAAAAGTtagattaaaaattaaaaaaaaacaaggaggcTTAGTATGGTTGGCTACCATAGGATTTCGGTCTTatatcagaatcatgttttttatcactgacatatgtgcaaaatttgttgctttgtgcagcagttcagtgcaagacataaaaatactaTGTTGTAATAAGAAATATCTAAAAAAAGTGCAaaatagtgaagcagtgttcatggatcgttcagaaatctgatggcagaggggaagaagctgttcctaaaatgtatgAGTGTGTTCTTCAgactcctctctgatggtagcaatgagaagcagGCATGGGCTGGGtgctgaggatccttaatgatggatgctgcctatcTGAGCCGTCTGCTTTGAAAATGCCCTTGATGGTGCCAGTGACGGGGCTGTCTGAGTTTATACCCCTCTgcatcctgtgcattggcccgTGTGTACTAGACAATGCAAGGAGGGCGGTAATTGGCCACCGGTAAAATACAGGTCTGAGGCTTAGTGTGGGTGGGTACTCTAGAATTtaggacccatatcagaatcacatcactgatatatttgtgaaatttgttgttttgcagcagcagtacagtacagaacataaaaattactatacattacaataagaaatagaaaaaaaaagtaatgcaagaagagagcaaaaggTGAGGTAGGGTTGATGTGTGATCATGCCTGTTACGTCGCTGGCGTTTAGGACATCAATgacagtcctccatctctggtgggggtcagggctcccttcatcacgtcagtagcttcctctcagttttcactgtcagtcacgcaagtcccagatggagactcaggaataccatcacactcagatgaataaggattcttcattgctgtttccgttacAATTTTGTTCTTTCAGTCAGGGTTGTCAGTTCAAAattctgatggcggaggagaaaAAGGTgtacttaaaacattgagtgtgcgccttcaggctcctgtacctcttccctgatggtagcaatggaaagagggcatgtcctggctggtgagggtccttaatgatggatgttgggACAGCTACTTTTTAAGCTTTGTatcaatgatggaatagatggctttgttgccaaatttgcagatgatatgaagatcagtggaggggcaggtaatgttgaggaaggactgcagaagacagattaggagaatgggcaagaaagtagcaaatcaaatataatgttggaaaatgcatggtcatgcactttggtagtagaattaaatgtgtagactattttctaaatggggcgaaaatccaaaaaatctgagatacaaaggaacttgggattccttgtgtagcacactctaaaggttaatttgcgggttgagtcagtggtgaggaaggcaagtgcaatgttagcattcatttcaagaggtctagaatacaagatgtgatgctgaagctttataaggcactggtgaggccccaccttgagtattgtgaacagttttgggcttctcttCTAAGGaaagacatgctggcattggagagggtccagaggaggttcacaaggatgattccaggaatgaaagggttatcatttgaggaacatttgatggttctgggtttgtacttgctggaatttagaaggatgaggggggatctcattaaaatcttttgaatgttgaaaggcctagacagggtagatgtggaaaggatgtttcccatggtggaggagtccaggacaagagggcccagcctcaggatagaggagtgtgtatttaaaacagaggtgtgtAGAaattgtggccaagtggttaaggcattggactacctacctgaaggtcgtgagttcgagccccagccgaggcaacgtattgtgtccttgagcaaggcacttaatcacacattgctctgcgacgacactggtgccaagctgtatgggtcctaatgcccttcccttggacaacatcggtgtcgtggagaggggagaattgcagcatgggcaactgctgtcttccatacaaacttgcccaggcctgcaccctggagagtgaagactttccaggtgcagatccatcgtctcgcaagactaacggatgcctttattatgtgtagaaatttctttagccagacggtggtgaatttgttaccacaagcagctgtggaggccaggttgttgggtgtatttaagacagagcttgataggttcttgatttgacatggcatcaaaggttatggggagaaggccgggggaGTGAGATTGAGAAGGGAataaaaagatcagccatgattaaatggcagagcagacttgatgggccaaatggccaaattctgctcctatgtcttatggtcttatgccaccttcttgaggcatctctTTTGAAGATGGTGCAGaagctagtgcccaggatggagatgctgagtttacaactttctgcagctttttctgaccctgtaCAGTGGCACcttcataccagatgatgataaaaccagttggaatgctctccagtgAAATTTGCAAGACTTGAACTAATTAAGATAATTGAAGATATCAATGGCAGTGCATAGTGCAGTTTGCAAAAGGCCAGAGCTATAGGACGGAAAGATCTTGAATTGAATGATAAGATAAAGGGTATGCTCATTcagaaatttgtggctggagttATGAATTTATAAACAGTTGCATAGTTGTGCCAATAGAGAGTTGTAAGGGATTATTGAAATGAAAGATTAGTAGCTCGGGTTGGCTGCTTGTTTTTCAGGGTTCTTTGCCGAGCCTGGAGGTTGGGTCGCCAACATTTTGTCATCAGTGAGGTGACATCACTGGAGCTGAGGAGTGAGCTGCGGACACAATGCCCACAATAACCAACAACCAGAGGTACGGGTCAGGGGATATCACTCTGCTGTCCAGTTAGCCAGGATCCGGCGGAGACGAGCAGCCAGCGTgacagccaaccaatcagaacaacAAGTCGGACCGATATAAACGTGAGCACTCAGCAGAATCAACACCGTTGTGCACAAATGAGGTCACCGTAACTGAGGACAAAATGTTTGCGACCTAACCTCTAGGCTCGATGAACAACCTTACAAACAAGGGATTCGTACTGAAAATAAATGGAAACTGAAATAAGAGCATTTCTTCTGCAATACTGGACCTGGAGTTGAGTAACGAGCCTGGCCAGATGACTGACAGTGGAATAACAGTCAGGGAACAGTGACCTCAACTCCTTAAATTTTAAGATAACTATGAACCTTGCTGGAGAATCTTATTTTTATCAAGATAAACattattcataattttaaaaatatttacaagaataaaccatgcaatTTATTTTCATTCTGAGCGACCTTGAGGCTTGCCGGGGGCTACATATAAaattgtaaaataaataaatattgcaaaaaaaagAGAATAATGACAtggtcatggaccattcagaaatctggtgatgTCTCCTTAATAGCATCCTAAATGAAAACCAGtggagcaagctagggcttttctctttgcagtgaaggagggtgagaagcATAGATGTTGTGCACAGCCAGTGCCTTTtgcccagggtgaaaatggctaatatgagaaggcataaacaagagaaaatctgcagatgctggaaatccgagtagtacacacaaaatgctggaggagttcagcaggccgggcagcatctatggagaaaagtacagctgacgtttcggtcCGAAACCATTGGGCAGGACTgcgggttttggcctgaaatgtcgactgtacctttttacgtagacgctgcctggcctgctgagttcctccagcattttgtgtgatgagagggcataactttaaggtgattagagtatacgggggatgtcagaggtagttttttgtttcacacagagtgtggtaagTACATAGAACACATTGTCGGGGTGGTGAGAGatgcagatacatttgggacatttcagagactcttaaAGGCATGTGGATGTaagaaaaaaatggagagctatgtgagagggaaaggttagaATGATCTTGTAGTAGGTTAAACGGTTGGGACAACATTGTATGGTGCTGTACTGTCTTCTGTGTTTCTTATAAACTACGTTACTGACTTGTCCTGGTACCTGGTTGCCACCTCTTCCTGGTGGTTGTTATTGATGAAGGCATGTTTTCCAATTTATCTCTGTGTTTCAGTATAATCATACCCTAAGGCACTACTTCATTTTCTTTGCCAAGTTTAATCCCTCTACTCTCTTGTAGGCTACCAATAATCATAGACGTATAAGAAATGGAGCCACAACCAGACAGAATGAAAACTCCAGCTTTTCTAGCTGACTTGGGCAAACCCACACTACGGGGCATTAAGAAGTGTCCAAAGTGTGGCACGTTCAATGGTACTCGAGGGCTGAGCTGTAAGAATAAAAGCTGTGGCGCTGTCTTCAGGGATGGAGCTCGAAAGCAACAACCCAGTGTTGACGCAGTTCGAATTGTGACCGGATCTTCTTCACAGGTGTACTCAGTGAGGCTTCGGGATCGAGGACCTGACTATAGAGGCTTTGTGGAACTGGGCACAACCGAGGCAATACAGACGGTGGATGGGACCATTATCACCCACATTACGGGCCGGTGTTTGGTCCCCACTTGTTTCAAAGTGTCTTCTCAAGGAGGTGCGGAGAATCAGTGTCAGCACATTAAGCTCGCTGTTGAGTGTCACATGGAGGCCACTCCACACACCCTGAAGAGCTCTGTCCTCAACTCTCTCCAAGTGACCACGGAAACGAAGCAGGCTATCTGGACCTTGGCAACGGAATCGAGTGGGCCCCTGGTGCAGCGCATCACCAAGACCATCATGGTGGTGAAGTGCAAAGCCAGCCCAAAGCACAGCCTAGGGTTTCTGCACGTCTCCTTCCATGAGAAAACTAGAACTAAAGGCGTTATGGAGCACAAATTCCACTGCTCGTGCCAGGCATTCAAAGCCAGCAAATCAAGCACCAGCAAAGAGGAGACACCCAAACATTGCATCCACTTTTATGCCTGCGTCTGTGCATTTGCTAGTGATGAGAAGTTAGGGCAAGAATTCTCATATTTCATCAACTTTGATTCTGTAGGTAGGTACAGAAATTCTGTAAGTGTAAATTAATCttcatgtggagtattgtgtactgttctggtcactgaataataggaaaggtgtcaataaaattgagagagtacagaggaggtttactaaaatgttgcctgggtttcatctcctaagttacagagaaaggttgaacaagttaggtctttattctttgcagtgtagaaggttgaggggggactagatagaggtgtttaaaattatgagggggatagatagagttgacgtggataggctttttccattgagagtggggaagattaaaacaagaggacatgagttgagagttaaagggcaaaagcttaggggtaacatgagggggaacttctttactcagagagtggtagctgtgtggaacgagcttcc comes from Mobula hypostoma chromosome 8, sMobHyp1.1, whole genome shotgun sequence and encodes:
- the c8h2orf42 gene encoding uncharacterized protein C2orf42 homolog isoform X1 encodes the protein MEPQPDRMKTPAFLADLGKPTLRGIKKCPKCGTFNGTRGLSCKNKSCGAVFRDGARKQQPSVDAVRIVTGSSSQVYSVRLRDRGPDYRGFVELGTTEAIQTVDGTIITHITGRCLVPTCFKVSSQGGAENQCQHIKLAVECHMEATPHTLKSSVLNSLQVTTETKQAIWTLATESSGPLVQRITKTIMVVKCKASPKHSLGFLHVSFHEKTRTKGVMEHKFHCSCQAFKASKSSTSKEETPKHCIHFYACVCAFASDEKLGQEFSYFINFDSVGLQPNSERRLLAVYPQDYTAQAGANAISKAKKRKKDDVMVASQPIDESQVNLSFQEWLASVTERINQTMHYQFDGKPEPLVFHVPQAFFDALQQRISMGSKKKRLPNSTTGFVRKDALPLGTFSKYTWQITNILQIKQIFDTPEMPLEVTRSFIENRDGTYELFKCPKVQVENIAEAYSRVEKQPTIRPLELKTFLRVGNMSPDQKEPTPFIIEWIPDILPRSKIGEMRIKFEYGHHRNGHIEYREQQTSPEQTVELSPSLTTVNIH
- the c8h2orf42 gene encoding uncharacterized protein C2orf42 homolog isoform X2; protein product: MEPQPDRMKTPAFLADLGKPTLRGIKKCPKCGTFNGTRGLSCKNKSCGAVFRDGARKQQPSVDAVRIVTGSSSQVYSVRLRDRGPDYRGFVELGTTEAIQTVDGTIITHITGRCLVPTCFKVSSQGGAENQCQHIKLAVECHMEATPHTLKSSVLNSLQVTTETKQAIWTLATESSGPLVQRITKTIMVVKCKASPKHSLGFLHVSFHEKTRTKGVMEHKFHCSCQAFKASKSSTSKEETPKHCIHFYACVCAFASDEKLGQEFSYFINFDSVGLQPNSERRLLAVYPQDYTAQAGANAISKAKKRKKDDVMVASQPIDESQVNLSFQEWLASVTERINQTMHYQFDGKPEPLVFHVPQAFFDALQQRISMGSKKKRLPNSTTGFVRKDALPLGTFSKYTWQITNILQIKQIFDTPEMPLEVTRSFIENRDGTYELFKCPKVQVENIAEAYSRVEKQPTIRPLELKTFLRVDGRRKKNFPCHTRPRSNSESSENFEL
- the c8h2orf42 gene encoding uncharacterized protein C2orf42 homolog isoform X3; translated protein: MEPQPDRMKTPAFLADLGKPTLRGIKKCPKCGTFNGTRGLSCKNKSCGAVFRDGARKQQPSVDAVRIVTGSSSQVYSVRLRDRGPDYRGFVELGTTEAIQTVDGTIITHITGRCLVPTCFKVSSQGGAENQCQHIKLAVECHMEATPHTLKSSVLNSLQVTTETKQAIWTLATESSGPLVQRITKTIMVVKCKASPKHSLGFLHVSFHEKTRTKGVMEHKFHCSCQAFKASKSSTSKEETPKHCIHFYACVCAFASDEKLGQEFSYFINFDSVGLQPNSERRLLAVYPQDYTAQAGANAISKAKKRKKDDVMVASQPIDESQVNLSFQEWLASVTERINQTMHYQFDGKPEPLVFHVPQAFFDALQQRISMGSKKKRLPNSTTGFVRKDALPLGTFSKYTWQITNILQIKQIFDTPEMPLEVTRSFIENRDGTYELFKCPKVQVENIAEAYSRVEKQPTIRPLELKTFLRVDHRETEQS